In one window of Desulfonatronospira thiodismutans ASO3-1 DNA:
- a CDS encoding PAS domain S-box protein has translation MKDRNKPEDELRRSEASQRILLDNIATQVWYLVNEYTYGAVNKAHADFLGMQVQEVSYASLYDLFPVDVVEVCRPGNREVFETGESLQTEEWVPDASGELRLLSIKKSPGLDRDGRVKYVVCSADDITDQRRLQDSLAESEDKFRLLAENAPMGIALHELVLDKHGNPVDYRYLDVNQGFERHTGLKASQVTGRTAGQVFGRQQDPPFLDTYARVVLGGRSVSFEEEVESLGRSFLINAYKVGLNRFATVFMDVSQRRQATREAEVRRSHFESIFENTKDAMVFFDTSHLIFNINSRFTAMFGYTLEEIRGKQVNRVVDPERLADDYISSSVLEGENVEKETVRYCRDGQPLDVLIKGGPVYVAGEIVGGYSIYSDISGRKQAERELTKQNQLLEGIINGIPDILAIQYPDHSIKRYNQAGYQALNKSPEQVAGRKCFELIGRDRECEVCATREALNTGTLQQVEKYVPELDVYMDCRSNPIFNEQGEILYIIEQLRDITQRKKDEIELIVAKEQAEAASKAKSEFLANMSHEIRTPMAGIMGALEMVSARTDDEESRRLMKMTLESARSLQQIINDILDLSKVEAGKLEIEHQEFDPQSLFKRVMDLYSIQAGEKNIELQLDTAPGIPRRLCGDQYRLEQVLRNLVSNAVKFTSQGRVILRVRPVQAASGKARLNFEVEDTGVGIKEDFLPRLFDSFTQADSTYGKKHQGTGLGLAISNRLVQMMGGDIQAQSIPGAGSIFSFSLPFAIPAEHTAGEKRSDTQSAVSFSRQLKILVAEDVKLNQDYIRFVLKQKGHQAVIAGNGLEAVQAFVPGQFDLVLMDIQMPDIDGLETARRIREKEESSGRTSDVGPRDSGRVPIIALTAYAMPEERQEFLQSGMDGYVSKPVDPEDLFREIESLVSVRDESGREAQSYQVQEQDFACSGAEVISTKDLELRFAGDRELWAGMFQRFMQEEMPGYMQELEDQSGSGDMQGLARLAHKFKGALGTLCAEAARQRAEALDHAARKSDTEMVRLELEALKAELERLKQEL, from the coding sequence ATGAAAGACAGAAACAAGCCGGAGGATGAGCTTCGCCGCAGCGAGGCAAGCCAGAGGATTCTTCTGGACAACATTGCCACCCAGGTCTGGTACCTGGTCAATGAATATACTTATGGGGCGGTGAACAAGGCCCATGCGGATTTTCTGGGCATGCAGGTGCAGGAAGTCTCATATGCCAGTCTGTACGACCTTTTTCCTGTTGACGTGGTGGAAGTTTGCCGGCCCGGCAACAGGGAGGTCTTTGAAACCGGGGAATCCCTGCAGACAGAAGAGTGGGTGCCCGATGCCTCTGGAGAACTGCGTCTTCTGTCCATTAAAAAATCCCCGGGCCTGGACCGCGATGGCCGAGTAAAATACGTGGTCTGCTCGGCCGATGATATAACCGACCAGAGACGTCTGCAGGATTCACTGGCTGAAAGCGAGGATAAATTCCGTCTCCTTGCGGAGAATGCCCCCATGGGAATCGCCCTGCATGAACTGGTTTTGGATAAGCACGGTAACCCGGTGGATTACAGGTACTTAGATGTAAACCAGGGATTTGAAAGGCATACCGGGCTCAAGGCCTCCCAGGTCACAGGCCGGACAGCCGGCCAGGTGTTCGGCAGGCAGCAGGACCCGCCTTTTCTGGATACATATGCCCGGGTGGTCCTTGGCGGCAGGTCAGTAAGCTTCGAAGAAGAAGTAGAGTCCCTGGGCAGGTCATTTCTTATAAATGCCTACAAGGTCGGCCTGAACAGGTTTGCCACGGTGTTTATGGATGTAAGCCAGCGCCGGCAGGCGACTCGTGAGGCCGAAGTCCGCAGGTCGCACTTTGAGTCCATCTTTGAAAATACCAAAGACGCCATGGTCTTTTTCGACACCTCGCACCTGATCTTCAATATAAACAGCCGCTTTACTGCCATGTTCGGCTATACCCTGGAAGAGATCCGGGGAAAGCAGGTAAACCGGGTGGTGGATCCTGAGCGCCTGGCTGACGATTATATTTCCTCCAGCGTACTGGAGGGAGAAAACGTGGAAAAAGAGACCGTGCGCTACTGCAGGGACGGACAGCCTCTGGATGTTCTCATCAAGGGCGGTCCTGTATATGTGGCCGGTGAAATTGTGGGTGGATACTCCATATATTCGGATATCAGCGGGCGTAAGCAGGCCGAGAGAGAACTGACAAAGCAGAACCAGCTCCTGGAGGGTATAATAAACGGCATTCCGGATATCCTGGCCATCCAGTACCCGGATCACAGTATAAAACGCTACAACCAGGCCGGGTACCAGGCCCTGAACAAGTCCCCGGAGCAGGTGGCGGGCAGGAAATGTTTTGAACTCATAGGCCGGGACAGGGAGTGCGAGGTGTGCGCAACCAGGGAGGCCCTCAATACAGGAACCCTGCAGCAGGTGGAAAAATACGTCCCGGAATTGGATGTCTACATGGATTGCCGCAGCAATCCCATATTCAATGAGCAGGGAGAGATACTATATATTATTGAGCAGCTAAGGGATATAACTCAACGTAAAAAAGACGAGATTGAGCTTATAGTAGCCAAGGAGCAGGCCGAGGCGGCCAGCAAGGCCAAGAGCGAATTCCTGGCCAATATGAGTCACGAGATCCGCACCCCCATGGCCGGGATCATGGGGGCACTGGAGATGGTCTCTGCCAGGACCGACGATGAAGAATCCAGAAGACTTATGAAAATGACCCTGGAATCGGCCAGGTCCCTGCAGCAGATCATAAACGATATTCTGGATCTGTCCAAGGTAGAGGCGGGCAAGTTGGAAATCGAGCACCAGGAATTTGATCCGCAGTCTCTTTTCAAAAGGGTCATGGACCTTTATTCCATCCAGGCCGGGGAAAAAAATATAGAGCTGCAACTGGATACGGCACCGGGCATCCCCCGGAGACTGTGCGGGGATCAGTACCGCCTGGAGCAGGTGCTGCGCAACCTGGTGAGCAATGCCGTCAAGTTCACCTCCCAGGGCCGGGTCATTCTCAGGGTCAGGCCTGTGCAGGCCGCATCCGGAAAGGCCCGTCTAAATTTTGAGGTTGAGGACACCGGGGTGGGCATAAAGGAAGATTTTCTGCCCCGCCTGTTCGACAGCTTCACCCAGGCGGACAGCACCTACGGCAAAAAGCACCAGGGAACAGGGCTGGGACTGGCCATATCCAACAGGCTGGTGCAGATGATGGGCGGAGATATTCAGGCTCAGAGCATCCCCGGGGCCGGCAGCATCTTTTCCTTCAGCCTGCCTTTTGCCATACCCGCGGAGCATACTGCAGGGGAAAAGCGCTCTGACACTCAATCAGCCGTCTCCTTTTCCAGGCAGTTGAAGATCCTGGTGGCGGAAGACGTGAAGCTCAACCAGGACTACATCCGTTTTGTCCTGAAACAGAAGGGACACCAGGCCGTTATAGCCGGGAACGGGCTGGAAGCGGTGCAGGCGTTTGTGCCTGGACAGTTCGACCTGGTGCTCATGGATATACAGATGCCCGACATAGATGGACTGGAGACCGCCAGGAGGATCAGGGAGAAGGAAGAGTCCAGTGGGCGGACATCTGATGTGGGACCGCGGGATTCGGGCAGGGTCCCCATTATTGCTTTGACCGCCTATGCCATGCCTGAAGAAAGACAAGAGTTTCTGCAGTCCGGCATGGACGGATATGTTTCCAAGCCCGTAGACCCGGAGGATCTTTTCCGGGAAATAGAGAGCCTTGTATCAGTAAGGGATGAATCCGGCCGGGAAGCACAGAGCTACCAGGTGCAGGAGCAGGATTTTGCCTGCAGCGGTGCAGAAGTCATCAGTACAAAAGACCTTGAACTGCGTTTTGCCGGGGACAGGGAACTCTGGGCCGGCATGTTCCAGCGCTTCATGCAGGAGGAAATGCCGGGGTATATGCAGGAACTGGAGGACCAAAGCGGGTCCGGGGACATGCAGGGCCTGGCCCGGCTGGCTCACAAGTTCAAGGGGGCCCTGGGCACCCTGTGCGCCGAGGCCGCCAGGCAGAGGGCGGAGGCCCTGGATCATGCCGCCAGAAAAAGCGACACAGAAATGGTCCGCCTGGAGCTGGAGGCCCTCAAGGCGGAACTGGAAAGGCTTAAGCAGGAGTTATGA
- a CDS encoding four helix bundle suffix domain-containing protein, with protein sequence MISAQKSEYIQGMGKHMVIPAHGGFKKLRSFAVSLTVHDGTVIFCGRFIRKTSRTRDQMEQAARSTVQNIVEGSLASGTSKKSELKLTNVARASLGELIQDYEDYLRQNSLLIWDKDSRIVLAMRRRLAGKLPPPQNAPPPDKDPHQEQQVLDEPLLAALTAMRIKPAETCANIMLCLAHQASFLLGRQLKRLEKDFLEKGGFTERMYQARTRSRQGGVREPAAPWNPEARALGMSDTSDLSDTSDLSDLSDLSDLSDQSDTPPF encoded by the coding sequence TTGATTTCGGCGCAAAAATCTGAATATATCCAGGGCATGGGTAAGCATATGGTCATACCTGCCCACGGCGGATTCAAAAAGCTGCGCAGCTTCGCGGTATCTCTAACTGTGCATGATGGTACGGTAATTTTCTGTGGCAGGTTTATCCGCAAGACATCCAGGACCAGGGACCAGATGGAGCAGGCCGCCAGAAGCACTGTACAGAATATCGTGGAGGGATCACTGGCCTCGGGCACCTCAAAAAAGTCTGAACTGAAGCTGACCAATGTGGCCCGGGCCAGCCTGGGAGAGCTGATCCAGGACTACGAAGACTATCTGCGCCAGAACAGCCTGCTCATATGGGACAAGGATTCCAGGATAGTCCTGGCCATGCGCCGTCGCCTGGCCGGTAAACTCCCGCCCCCGCAAAACGCTCCACCCCCGGACAAAGACCCGCACCAGGAGCAGCAGGTTCTGGATGAGCCCCTGCTGGCTGCCCTGACAGCCATGCGCATAAAGCCAGCCGAGACCTGCGCCAACATCATGCTCTGTCTGGCCCACCAGGCCAGTTTTCTGCTGGGCAGGCAGCTTAAGCGCCTGGAAAAGGATTTTCTGGAAAAAGGCGGCTTCACCGAGCGCATGTATCAAGCCCGGACCAGGTCCAGGCAGGGAGGAGTCCGGGAGCCTGCAGCGCCCTGGAATCCGGAAGCGAGGGCTCTGGGCATGTCGGATACGTCGGACCTGTCGGACACGTCGGACCTGTCAGACCTGTCAGACCTGTCAGACCTGTCGGACCAATCCGACACCCCGCCCTTCTAA
- a CDS encoding GGDEF domain-containing response regulator: MENFQSARILVVDDDRSTLDFIVFHLENAGYQVFKADTGQQAMDIVGRERPEIILLDVYLPDEIGLELCSRIKSEPAFNDPSVLIMSAWAPRSEMAETLARGADDYIVKPINPQELLPMIKARIKARQAQQELRQQGRALHLILDSIQEMMLYMDKGYNILWANRAAQDNIGKDFAQISGRTCHEILHSADTPCQDCPVQDTFVSGRPSSGRVSFNDGRYWYNNGYPMQDSAGGHAGVVLMSLDITQQEKSRQKCEYMAMYDSLTGLGNRNLFMDRLEHVLSQARRYGNFVGMLYLDLDGFKEINDRLGHAAGDEVLVETARRIKSCLRESDIPARLGGDEFAVILPQMKNPREAEEVAGKILEKWNPQFDTSAGKAVNMNISAGLAAFPEHGDTLDRLVNTADKAMYQAKKTKGPSFVWAGEIQ, from the coding sequence ATGGAAAATTTTCAATCCGCCAGGATACTTGTTGTTGACGATGATCGCAGCACCCTGGATTTTATCGTATTTCACCTGGAAAATGCTGGTTACCAGGTATTTAAAGCCGATACCGGGCAACAGGCCATGGATATCGTCGGCAGGGAACGCCCTGAAATAATTCTGCTGGATGTGTACCTCCCGGATGAAATAGGACTGGAGCTGTGTTCCAGGATCAAGTCCGAGCCGGCGTTTAACGATCCAAGTGTGCTTATAATGTCTGCCTGGGCTCCCAGGAGTGAAATGGCTGAAACCCTTGCCCGGGGGGCGGACGACTATATTGTCAAGCCCATCAACCCCCAAGAGCTTCTGCCCATGATCAAGGCCCGCATCAAGGCCAGGCAGGCACAGCAGGAACTGCGGCAGCAGGGCAGGGCTTTGCACTTGATCCTGGACAGCATCCAGGAGATGATGCTTTACATGGACAAGGGATACAATATTCTCTGGGCCAACAGGGCTGCTCAGGATAATATAGGTAAGGATTTCGCACAAATATCCGGCAGGACCTGCCATGAAATACTGCACAGCGCTGATACTCCCTGCCAGGACTGTCCTGTCCAGGATACTTTTGTCTCCGGCCGGCCATCCAGCGGCCGGGTGAGTTTTAATGACGGCAGGTACTGGTACAACAACGGCTACCCCATGCAGGATTCAGCAGGGGGCCATGCCGGGGTGGTGCTCATGTCCCTGGACATCACCCAGCAGGAGAAAAGCAGGCAGAAATGCGAGTACATGGCCATGTACGATTCCCTGACCGGACTTGGCAACAGGAACCTGTTCATGGACAGGCTGGAACATGTTCTTTCCCAGGCCAGGCGTTACGGCAATTTTGTCGGCATGCTTTACCTGGATCTTGACGGGTTCAAGGAGATAAACGACAGGCTGGGACATGCAGCAGGTGATGAGGTCCTCGTGGAAACCGCCAGGCGCATCAAGAGTTGTCTAAGGGAATCCGATATTCCGGCCAGGCTTGGAGGGGACGAGTTCGCAGTGATACTGCCCCAGATGAAAAACCCCAGGGAAGCAGAAGAAGTAGCGGGCAAAATTCTGGAAAAGTGGAACCCGCAGTTTGATACCAGCGCTGGAAAGGCTGTGAATATGAACATTAGTGCGGGACTGGCGGCATTCCCGGAACATGGCGATACACTG